The following is a genomic window from Halichoerus grypus chromosome 5, mHalGry1.hap1.1, whole genome shotgun sequence.
ACACATTTGGTTATTGTCTCTGAAATCCCTTTTATTCTGTAAAGACAACCACTCTTCCCATTTTCTCAGCCACTGAAATATTTACTGGAGAAACTAAATCCTTTGTCCTGTAGAATATTCACATCCTGGATGTGGCTGATTGCTTCCTCATGGTTTCAGTTGACttgttcctctcttcccccatgtTTCCAGTAAACTAACAATTAGATCTAGAAGCCTGATTACATCCAAAGTCTTTTTGTTGCCAAGACCACTTTGTAGGCAGTACTGTGTGATTCCTTCATCTACATTGTGGGCacataaatgtctgttcattccatttttttttttaagatttttttttttatttgagagagagagagagcacagaggtagagtgggagggagaagcagactccccactgagcggagagcccgatgtggggcttgatcccaggaccctgagatcatgacctgagcagagggcagacgcttaaccacctgagccacccaggtgccctgctcatCCCATTTTTAATGAGCCAGAGATTGATCAATAGGAGTAGTGCTGATAGACTGAGCCATCCACTACAAAGTCCCCATCAGCTTTTTTCTcccagtaattttttatttttatttttaattatggtaaaatgcacataacatataatgtaccatcttaaccatttttaaaggtacagttcagtaatgttaagtatattcacattgctgCGTAAATAATCTCCAAAACCTTTTGTCTTGTAAAACAGTAACTTCACATCCACTAAACCACAGCTCCCTattccccccaacccctgacaaccacccatctattttctgtttctatgaatttgactaggtgcctcttataagtggaatcatacagtatctgtctttttgtgactggcttatttcactgagcatcatgtCCTGAAGGTTCAACTgggttgtagcaggtgtcagaattaccttcatttttaataatattccattgtatataggtaccacattttgtttacccattcattcattgatggacacttgggctcatCAACTTTTCAACTAATAGTTTTAGCCTTTTTTGAGTATCATTCTCTAGATCTACTATTTCCTTTGGGGTTGCTAAGTTGTGATTTTTCTGATTGCTATTCCTTTGGTAAGTATTAGCTAGAATTCTTTGAGAAAGAAGGGTTTTCCTTCATCAACTATTTGTTTATGTTTATCATAAAATAGGGTTTGTTCAGGAAAGGCAGAATAAAGaattggttctttctttttatgtatcAATATTCAAAGTAAGAAGCAACTGCCAAAGTGAccaatgagtttttaaaaatatcattaggAATCTTTGATTCAAAAatctgtaggggtgcctgggtggctcagtcagttgggcatctgactcttgatttcagctcaggttatgatctcagggtcatgggattgagccctgcacagggctctgcgctcagcggggagtctgcttgagatcctctccctctgctcctccccccatgctctctctctctaaaatgaatggataaatcttaaaaaaaaaatttgtagagGTGCTTCAGCTCATCGAAGCCATTATTTGGGTTGAGGAGCACACTATGCAATCTCAGGGGTCCACTGAAATGGGCTCTGTGTGCTTTGTTTTTCCAGGTGGAAACCACACAATATTTAATTATAACTATCTATGTTTGTATCACCTTGGTGTGGTCTTTAGGTACACATTTTGTcttagtttccttctctgtacaaGGAAGTTGGACAAGATGAGCTCTAGAACCATTCCAGCTCAAGACTACTTTTTGTAGCATTTTCACATATAGTTTACTCATTCGACTCTCCCAGTCTGGTGACCCGAGGTGATTGTCAACATCTGCATTTTACAAACGTGGAAAGTACCACCtgaatgataatatttttttccaatttcccaTCCTGCACTTTTTCCACTAGACTTCAAGCTCTGGTTCTCAGGGATATTTTACATCTCAGGGGACTtgtgacaatgtctggagaccttTTTGATTGTCACACGTGGGAGAGGCTACTGTCATCTAGTTGGGAGAGGcctgggatgctgctaaacatcctatggTGCGTAGGACAGCATGCTCCCCAGCCCACGTCAATGTCATCCAGCCCCGAGCGTTAATAATGCCAGagttgagaaaccctgacttGCATATTCCCTTTAATCTAATGTTTATTCAATGAAAGGATGTATAAAAATGTACACATCTGAGAATTCCAGTATACAAGAAATAGAATGATGGGACAGTCTGTTCCTAACATATCCACAGAACTTAGCCATTTGGCGTTCTCCTACATTTCCCCTTCTTATTTCTGGCTCCTATTTTGCCCCTTGAGACTGTTCTATTATTGGCTTAAGGGAAGATTAATGGACAATTTTTATTGCTTTCAGGCCAATGGGAAAACATtatgccttgattttttttttctttaacttgaaataaatatcaaaatcaaGTTTTATCCCATACAGCAGTCAGCTCTTTTGGGTCCCATTCCTTTGCCATTTTGATCAATTGAGTGGATGTTTTCCATAAACTTAGCATTACCTTTGAAAGTCATTAAAGTTATGGCTCACAGCTTCTCCCGTATCCCTTCTTCTGCTGCATTTATATTGATTTAAAACAACCCCCTTGGTGCTGAAGTGAATTTACCAGTGGAAAGTGCTAGAATGGTATGTCCTTTACTATTTGAAAAGTCAATTTGTGAACAAGttgaatctgatttttaaaaagacaactaatttgtcagaaacaaaaaatgcagctttttattttattttattggttcaATTTTTCAATTTGAGGTAAGGCAGATGCATTTTTTCGCTTGCTTATATCAAGTACTCACACACTTTCTCTTATAAACACATATTTACGGCTTGTCTAGTTGCTACCACATTGTTACATTATCTATCCCTCTTTTGTGCTTTGCTAAAGTAGATGTTAATAATTTTTCTTGACTGGACACAACTACCAAGATGCTTTCTAAAATAAGACATCCTGAGGATAAATAGTAAGAACATTCTTGGGTTTAAAGTTTccatgcagggcacctgggtggctcagtcagttgagcatctgcctttggctcagatcatgatcctgggaccccgggatcgagccccgtgtcgggctccctgctcagcggggagcctgcttctccctcttcctctgctgctccccctgcttgtgctctctctctctccatcaaataataaataaacaaacaaataaataaaatcttaaaaaaaataaagtttccacGCACCTCTCAAATTTTATACAGTACTGAGCCCAGCTTCTCCCTGAGAAGCTTGCTGTATTATTGACATTTTTTCTGAGAAGACTTACTTACATCCCAGAAGATCAGGCCATAATTTTTGCTTCTCAAATTATATTgtagttgttttattttgaaatatagccTTCATTAGTATGCTTTTAAGTAATCTaaactttcttaaaatctttttgagTTTGTAAATACTACTGACTATTATCTTTCCCACATCCTTTAAATGACAGTTAATAAATTCCAACGGAGAGTTTTTAATGCACAGAATAGGGACTGGggatggagaaaaggaagagagatctGTTTGTTTATACATGCCGTGGAGAATTAGATTTATAGTTCTATTGGGGAGGGATAGGAAAATGGTCTTTGTAAaagtgacagttttttttttttttttaaggaaaatcatAAATACCACACTCAGGCTGATCTCCAAGGATGAGTGTTTCTGGGTTTTTGATAGAGCTGACCCTGGGTGGCCAAGCTCTATCCCCAGAGTCCCCACTGCTCAAGAGAACAGATCTTCCTTTGTCCAGGGCAGGATTTGTCAACCTTGGCACTCTTGACATTTGGGGCAGGATAACTCTTTGTTGTAGGTAATGTCCtctgcactgtaggatgtttaatAGTTTCCTGGCCCCACTAGATGCCCTTAGCAgccccccattccccccaccaccactgtcaCATTCCCAATGGCCCCTGGGCAGCAAACTCAATCCTGgtggagaaccactgatctaaggTGAAGATGTCCAGGTCTGGCATTTGTGTGAATGTTTACCAGTGTCACCGGGAGCTGAGAATGTTTTGTCACACGTTGTGTCTGGGGGCTGGTTGGTTTGTATCAGCATGTCATCCATCTGACTGCCTTCCTCCCATGTGAGGTTGGCTCTCCCCCGAGGTGTCGGGTTCTGGGCCATCTTGTGATCATTGTGATCTTTTGCTGGGGCCCTCACAGGCGATCTTTGACCTGAATGCCACGCAACAAGGAAGCTAACGGACAGCTTCGTCAATGAGCTGTAGGACTTTGGACATGTCTCTTGTCTGCTCTGGGCCTGATTCTCCCCCTGCAGAATTACTGGGTTTGGCTCAATCACCATTCCCTATGGGGTAGTCCATGAAAGCTGACCACGGAAGAGCCTTTGTGGGGAAGAAAGGTGGTGAGGCCAAACTGGTTTGGGAAATGCTATATCCTGCAACATCTGCTTGGAGATTCATAATGTGCATAAGCGTGTGAGAGGCTTTCTAGAATTCTCTGCACCCAGATCTCCATGTGGCTCACTCCCCACTTTTCTCCAATGTTACTTCCCAAGAGACTTTTCCAATCACCCAAACAGGCGACGCTCTAGTTGCCTCATCTTTCTTCACACGGCTTCTCATTTCCTGACATTATagcttatgtatttatttctttgttcatcATCTGTCCCCCTCAACCCAGAACATAGCCTTGGTGTCAGCAGGGACTTGGTCCATTTGTTTGCAGCTGATCCCTAGCatgtggcacatagtagatgctcagtaaaaatGGGGAGTTTCACTTGTGGATTTCCAAATGAATTTAATCAGGGACTTTTCCACTTCCACTCAACAAAGTCTAGGGAAGCAAGCTTGGGAATCAACAAGGGAGAGGGTCTCTAAGTCCTGATAGCCATGGCCTCCTGACATTCACTTTCTTAGTATGCGCCACTCAGTTCTAAAGGTACCGAAGAGCTGGTATCAGGCTGGAGAGCAGACAAAATGGACTGACTTGCCCGCTCTCCATGATGGGAGTTGCTGTCTTGGGaactgaggaagagagaaaccttTTGCCTCAATGATCTGCTCGTGGCTCCCCTTCGCCAGGACTCTAACCAGTCTGAGAAAAGTGAGAGTAAAAATCGGGGATAGGTGGAGTGCCCACTATGTGCTCAGCGCTGTTTATGACGCAAAGGCGGTGCCTCCCCTTCAAGGACTTTGGCTAAATTTAGGATCAGAACTCAAAAGGGGGATTTACTGGGAGGACACAGCATCTCTTATAGAACccaagggctgggctgggcttccCAAGGGACAAGGACCAAGGACCAGAAAGCCATCCAGAGACAGCTATTTCCGAGGTCTCATTGTTCATGTCtgcctctttctgcctcttcccctgctttgCTCACCTGTGGCCCATCACGATGGCACCCAAACTGCCCCCTAATCCCTGAGACCCCATCATCCAATGGCCTCTCCATCCATCGCAGGACCAATTCCTGAGGGAGCAGGGCTTAGCCCAGCTCAGCTTCTGATTGGTTCTCCTGGGTCAGGTGGACACACACCTCAGGTCCAATTAGCTGTGACCTGAGAGAGTAGCGCTCACGTGGCACCAATAGAGTGGCTGAGATTCCTCCTTTTTGGGTGGAGTGGGAGCGCTGGGTGGGATTTTTCTCTGCTCTTGGCCCTGGGGCTATTTAGGCTCAAGAAGCCTGGGTGGCTTTTTGAATTTTCTCCCATATTTCTGTCCTTTCATGTTTACTTTAAGAACAGAAACATGATGGAGAGGAAAGGGCTAGAGGCTTTATTCTGGCTTttaccctctgccccccaccttttttttttttttttgagtcaaaAGATGGAGGGCCCTGATAGATCTGGACCAAGGGGCAAACAGGATGAGTGTGCCTTGGGGAATTTTGAGGTGAAGGTGGTCCCCTGCTTTGACAGGTGGTTTTAACTTAATACtgcagatggatttttttttttttttttttttttttttttgcttctctagGCACTGTTCAGGTCTCCAGCCCCCAGGCAACATTTCCAGCTAACATTCTCTCTGCCTTCCTATAGACAAAGGTGAACCATGCTCTATATGCTACATGTTCTAGGCAACAAATTCCCACAGACTTGGTAGCCTAAAATAATAGAAAggtattttctcatggttctggaggccagaagtccaaaaccagCATCAGCTGGGCCACAGTCAAGGTTGCAGCTCCCTTGGATGCTTAGGGGGGAATCCccttgcctcctccagctccagggCTGCCGGCAGTCCCTGGCTTGCAGACACACCAGGCCAGTCTCTGCGGCCGTGGTCACCATGGTTCCTCCTCTTCTATGCGTGTGGTGTCCCCCAGCTCTCATTTGCAAGTGCACTTGTGGATGGCATCTAGAGTTCACCTGGTGATTCCCGGATAACCTCATCTCAAaacccttaatttaatcacacctgcaaaacCTTTACCTTGTAAGGTAACTTCCGCAGGTCCTAGGACTTAGGTCCTGAGATCTTTCAGGGTTACCATTCAGCCCACTACAAGCCCCAAAACTTTCTCCCTCCAGGAGGGTCGAGGCTGGGCAGACACCCCGCAGGATGATCCACCAGAGCCCAGACTGAGGGCCCTTTCTATCATTTGGAACCTTGctattctcctttctttttaaaaatttatttattttagagagggggcggtggagggacagaaggagagaatctccagccgaCTCCCTgcgagcgtggagcccaatgcagggctctactCTGGGCTcactctcacgaccctgagatcgtgacctgagccgaagtcaagagtcagaggcttaatcaactgagccatccaggtgccctgctcatctccttttctttttcctcctgtttGTCTTCCCATCAGGAGGAAGCATAAAGACTAACTGAAGAACAAATGCAGCCCCCAGATACATGGAGAGTCACAGGCCTCTGGTGTCTTAGCCACGAAGCAGGTCCTTGCAGCTCCCTTTTAACAGATGGATTTGCATAAGGAAAGTGAAAGGTTGGAATTTAGACCGTACTGCCAATCCCGAGATCAGGAGTGATTCATTCCCTACCTGCTGCCCCTTCTCTACTCAGAAGTTTTTAGGAAACATCCAGGGCCTCAGAATTTACTCTTCTCCTAGCCATGCAGACTCCGCTTCATGCTTCCCAGTACCAGGAAGGCACTCCTGGACTCAGGTGTGTCTTCCCAGACTCCCACTCCACGGTCTAGACCCTGACCCCAGCCGTTCCTCTTCTGGCTTAGTCTCAGCAGTCAGCAAACCCTGGGCATCCTCATTAGTTGAACTGCTTTCCTGGGTTCCACAGGCAGGCACTTTGCCCCTGCATGAGGACACACTCACCCGGCCTTTCTGAGCATACAGCCCATCGGCTCCCGCTGGGCTGGGTCTCAGGAGGGGGATGCTGGGGGGACGTTTAGGTCGGTAGGAGCTGCTGTCTAGACAGCCACCATGTTCTGTTGGGCATGTGGGTCGAAGGGGCAGCAGTAATAGCTTCCCCTTCCTGGGAAGCACAGATCCTCATTCGAAGTCTGAAAAAGCTCTTTACACTGAATGGCACAGTAGAGCATTTAAAGAACTCAGGCCCTGGAGCCAGACGGCTGGGGTTCAGACTCTAGCGCGGCTACTTCCTAGCGATGTGACATGAGGCACTTGAACCTGAGCCTCTGTGAGCTAACCTGCAAAATGGCAGTGATACCAGGATGCAGAGGAAATGCCGTAACACACGTGAAGTGTTTTGTGCAGATTAGCAGCAACTATTATTATCAGTGATATTTCTCCCTAAGCAAGTCAGTGTTGGAAGAGCTGTGACAGTAATTCAGCGCCCAAATGtactacatataaaatattttattataaaaagctCACTTGCACGGCACTttagaaggaataaaatatctCACACAGCTTTCCTTTGTTGCCCTTACCCAGAAGGCACTAGGAAAGCGTACCAGTAAAGACTCTGATCTTATGCATCACCGGGCCTTGGGCCCTCCGAGAGCCAACAGTTTCAGGGGCTCTGAGAGAGCCCCAGCTGGGCCTCACCCCCACATCATCGATCAGCCTCTTGTTTCGCTTCATTCCCGAAACGGCCCCGCGTCCTTTCTAGAAAGCTGAGTCACATCTCCTACCCACAGCTCAGGACTCCGGTGAAGAAAGCAAAGGcatatcttgttttctttttgaaacaaaaCAGTCCTAgtggaagcaaaacaaaaatcacaaccTAAACCAGCTGCTAGGCATCCTCTCCTGTTTGGAAAGAGAGGTGTTGTCGCCAACAACCCAGAGTTAGGGAAAAACGATGGGGAAGGTGCGTACCCCGCGAGGACCCCGACGGGGTCCACATCCTGCGATCCGAGGCAGCAGCTATTCCCGATGCACCTGCCACGTGAGGTTCTGTGGATGTCAGTCAGTCCCTAGTCACTGGACTCCCCACGCCCCCCTCCACATCAATCTGTATGCATCTGCCCCCTCCGCTCCTCAATTCAGCTGAAGTGGCTTCACTGGGGGTCCGTGGTGTGGAGGGTGAGCGACCGGAGGAACACACCTGAGCGGGGCCGTCAGTCAGGTGGCCGGGCATCAGAAGCCTTCTGCTGGACTTCATCATACTGTGGTGGGGGGGTCAAAGGCtcgatggagggaggagggacgtTTTTGTCCGGGAGGCTGATCCTGAAGTCTTTGAGGTGAAGCTTTTCGGATTTAATCCTTCGAACTTTGAGTGGCTTCAGGCGTTTGGCCAACTTGGAGTTCTGCCTGTCGGGTGGATTCCCCGGGCTGGTCTCCACGTTGGCCCTGGCAGCTGTGGGGCTCGTCTCGTCAAGACCTGTCAAGGACTCATAGGACGGGAGAGAGATGCTCATCCTCGGGTTCTGGTCCAGTTCCCTCGCTTCTGAGTAGTTTGTGTTCATCACTTCCTCGTAACTGGGGACATAGTACCTGGAggaggcctcctcctcctcctcctggctgcAAGACAACAAGCACCAACATGGAGAGTGTTAGCATGCGCTCCCGCCATATTGAAAATCACAAGTAGATGAACTCCGGGTCCTGTGTCAGCACCGGGTCCACATACACCAGCCTTGTGAACAACCCGTGGGTGCCAAAAGTAATAAAAGCTAACACTTCAACTGTGTGCTAGgtgtcaggtactgtgctaagtactttaacACATATCAACCAGTTTCATCTTCCTAACAATGCTATGAGTTAGGTACTATTTTCatacccattttatggatggggaaactgataCGTCAAGGTTATGTGACTTGGTCATATATGTGGGAAGTGGGAGAGCAGGAACTGAATGCCACACTCAACGACTACACTGGATGATCTGGAAGTGTTAACATGAGGAAGTGTGAAACCCCCTTTGCTTTTAAGACTCATGCTTAACCACATGCCAGATGGGCTGTTCTGGCGCCAAGCTGGGTCCTTTTGCCAAAGGCCACACAAACATGCACGAAGCAGCAGCCAGTTTGAAGCAGAATGGTTGTCCCCAGGTAGAGAAGGAATTTCTGCTATAAAACTTATATGTATTTCAAGGtattctgtaattttgttttccaaGTTCACTATAAGGCTCAAAGGTCTTATCCTCAGGCTTAGTCTCCTTtgactgttgaaagagaaaaccagaaagtcagggtgtctttttttttctttcttttttttttttttttacacatgtCGAGGGAATAGTGCCATAAGCCATAGTCCAGGACTCTGCACTTGAACCTGTAGGGTGATAATGGTCAACATCAGCCCCTCCCTGTTTGTCCAGGCCTACCTCTCATTTCCCTTAGCATGTGTGTGCTCCTGGCTAGGGTGGGGAATTAGGGGTGACTGATTctccttctttgttcttttctgtatttcctgagTTTTCGAGAATATGTGTGCATGATCTTTTATTATCAGAAAATAGGTTTCATTTTTCCAAGCCAAAAACAACTCCCTTCCCACTAGAAGGATGACAAAGTTGCAGAAAACCTAAACACAGGAAAACCtaaggcagaaaataaaagcGTCGCATCTCCTTCCACCTGGAGACAACCACTGTTAACTCTCTGTTGTACACCTTTCCAGACCCCTCTCTAATCCCACAGCTGCAACATTTGATGCGATTAGGACCTCACCACAGATGCCGTGTTGTAACCTCCCTTTCTCACCACGGTGCATACGGTCCCACATTAGCAACTACAGCTCAGCAACGGCTGTGCAGAATGCCGCCGAGAGGGCGTGCCATGATTTAGCTTGAATggtggatatttaggttgtttctcaATTTTTGCTGTTCTAAGCAACGCTCTGATAAACCTAAGGGCACAGACTCCTTTGCACTTGCGTGATTTTTTCTCCCAAGGGTGAACTCGTAGGAAGAGAATGGATAGGGACACGCATCTTCAATATCTCCTCTCACTGTGAAAACTCCTCTTCAGAAAGGTTGTGTCAGTCAATACCCCCATCAGTGACCCATTTCCCTACAGCTGTCCAACACTGGGGGCTGCCCGGCTTGGCCATTAAGATAGGCAAAGAATAATGACACCttctttttgtttgcatttcGTGACGAATGAGGTTGAACATCTATTGTCTGAACATCTATGAGATGCTTGCTTGTATCCTTTGTCCCTTTTCCTACTGATATGCTCCCCTGTCACACTCATTTGCAAGGGCTCTTTTTCTAGTAGGGATGTCAACCTTCATCATGTGTTCCTCGATTTATTGCTTATCTCTTAAATGTGTTTGTGGCATTTTTGTCCAAATAGAACACTGGTTCCCAACCTTTTCAACGCAAAGCACATACACACAGCCCGTCTGGAGGCTCTGGCTGCCCTGGGCCCCATGCAGCTTTCCTGCCGGTGGCAAAATCTTGATACACCTGTAATCCATTCATACTGTATGATTTGGGAAACTCTGGGATAGAAGTATAAagttatttggaaaattataaacTGCTTTACAGAGCCTTAGTGGGGGAAAGTGGGAAGGCAGAGACTCCCAGACTAAAACAGTCTCGTCAGTGAACCCTGTGAGtgggagcgtgtgtgtgtgtgtgtccatcccCCGGTGCGAGGGCGGTCAGCCCGTCCTCACCTGTCTTCCTCCTGGCCGTGTGGCTCGACCCCCGGCTGGTGCTGGATGTGGGCCATCTCCTCGCCTTGCCGCTGCTTCCTCTTGTCCCGGATGCTCAGGCAGATGGAGAGCAGAAGCAGCATCACCCCGGCCCCGACCAGCACGTAGGCCACGGAGAAGGTCTTGCTCTTGAGAATGCCACCGCCTATCTCTGTCTTGTTGTTCCCCTGAGCTGTCGGCTTTTCGTGGGCACTGAACCCGGGCACCAGGTTCCACATGGCCATGATGACCCCGAGAACCAGCATCCCCAGACCGATGGCGGTCAGCGCATAGTGGGAGCCGTTGGCCTTCGACTGGGCCATCATGCCAGTGGGAGCGGGCCGAGGGCCGGtgcaaagaaagaaagtaaataagTGAGCGCACCAGCAGCGGCAGCAAGAACAACAGAAACCCCTTCAGCGCACGGAACGAAATCCCTAGTGCCGCCCTAAAGAAGCAGCGGCTGCGCTCTCGAGGGACGGCTTCCAGCAAATTCGAGGCATCCTGCGTGGACAGCTGCGGCCGAGAGGTctggaaggaaagcagaaagaagagagaggaggctcAGTTCGGATTCCGGACGCGTTTGTGGACGCAGCGGCGCACTCTTGAAGGAGTCCCGGAGCGGGACCGAGCCGCGCGCTGGCCGGGCCTGGCCGCTGATGCATTCCAGATGGCTTACGTGCCTGCAGAAGGAGGGCCGATCCGCCTACCCCGCCCGAAAAGGAAAAGCCAGACCTTTCCATGCAGGAGACCAGAGAGGTCAGCACTCTGGGGCCTGAAAACATTTTGTGGAATTTAATGAAGTGCAGTGAAATCTCGGCGGGCACGGGGTCCAGCGAGGAGCGTGAGCCGTGGTCAGTAGCTGTACCCAAATCGCCTGGGCGACGGGCATCCATCGGGGGTGTGTCCCAGTCCACGCGGCCTATGGGCTGCTCCCCaccctccatggctccccatGTCCTGCAGCAGAAAATCTGGGCTCCTGGAGTCACGCGTGTGACCGCCTCTCCCCCCTCATCTCTCACCTCGCCCTTCTCTGCACACCCCCCTCCAGCATTTCTGCAGTTCTCTGGTTCCCCCCTGCTCAGCTGCCCCTTCCGTGGACTCCCACAGGCCACCAGTGACTACTGTGGCCAGTCTCTCTCTTCCCATGACACATCTCTGCGCCCAGAACATAGCAGGGGCTCCAAACATGTCTGCTCAATCACTGAATGAAATGAATAGAGGCCACCTGAAGTCTTCCTGCAAGACTCGCCTCCCTTCAGCCCCACgcagttttgcttttcttaaaggGGCAGAAGCCGGCCTATTCCCCATCTTAGCTGCTGTGCCCAGCTGGGCGAGAAACCCTCTTCCCACGAAGCAGCTCAGAGACCTTGTCCTCAAGGGAACAAGCCCACCGTCCTGGGATTCCACAACCATTTGTAAGCTGGGAGAGTGAGCCAGATAAGCAAGTCACCTGAAGGTTTAGCTCAGAACCCTTTCAGGGGCCAGGAGGACCAGCGAGCAGCACCCTTCCTGGCTAACTGCTCCTCTGTACATTATTCCCAGGACAGCGACCTTTGCAGAACAGTAAAGCCTGACAGATGTTTGGATGGGCAAGGTCCTA
Proteins encoded in this region:
- the TMEM51 gene encoding transmembrane protein 51 is translated as MMAQSKANGSHYALTAIGLGMLVLGVIMAMWNLVPGFSAHEKPTAQGNNKTEIGGGILKSKTFSVAYVLVGAGVMLLLLSICLSIRDKRKQRQGEEMAHIQHQPGVEPHGQEEDSQEEEEEASSRYYVPSYEEVMNTNYSEARELDQNPRMSISLPSYESLTGLDETSPTAARANVETSPGNPPDRQNSKLAKRLKPLKVRRIKSEKLHLKDFRISLPDKNVPPPSIEPLTPPPQYDEVQQKASDARPPD